From a region of the Corallococcus coralloides DSM 2259 genome:
- a CDS encoding FecR domain-containing protein, producing the protein MAAPPSRRRQAPFLIGLVLILAALPVGWFVFLREPPAPLPPQAPQRTAVAQAEAKKAVELVLSSFDGTVDVKHGEAGAWEPARKDMPLRPTDVVRTGRGSWAVVLNGEAVELRLEAETEISVEELSNELSRVMLSSGLATATVRGRSNVRHTFILKAKGANAEASTAQGTFTMSNNGNGTVSVGTREGDVKLADKEGRYVIVRAGQRSIVRPGMEPSKPEPIPSTVFVKMEWPTGKQRNREVAVVGRTDPGNRVTVDGVNVPTDADGGFTLSLSLKNGPNPVQVTAVNVGGARQTEQQELTFEAPPPPPPPPPKPGIKVDTKVFQESADGTSP; encoded by the coding sequence ATGGCTGCTCCCCCATCCCGCAGGCGACAGGCGCCGTTCCTCATCGGGCTCGTGCTCATCCTGGCCGCGCTGCCGGTGGGCTGGTTCGTCTTCCTGCGGGAGCCTCCCGCGCCACTGCCGCCACAGGCTCCTCAGCGCACCGCCGTCGCGCAGGCGGAGGCGAAGAAGGCCGTGGAGCTGGTGCTGAGTTCCTTCGATGGCACCGTGGACGTGAAGCACGGCGAGGCCGGGGCCTGGGAGCCCGCGCGCAAGGACATGCCGCTGCGGCCCACGGACGTGGTGCGCACCGGGCGTGGGTCCTGGGCCGTGGTGCTCAACGGCGAGGCCGTGGAGCTGCGCTTGGAGGCGGAGACAGAGATCTCCGTGGAGGAACTGTCGAACGAGCTGTCGAGGGTGATGCTGAGCAGCGGTCTGGCCACCGCCACCGTGCGGGGCCGTTCCAACGTCCGCCACACCTTCATCCTGAAGGCGAAGGGCGCCAACGCGGAGGCCAGCACCGCCCAGGGCACCTTCACCATGAGCAACAACGGCAATGGCACCGTGAGCGTGGGCACGCGCGAAGGCGACGTGAAGCTGGCCGACAAGGAGGGCAGGTACGTCATCGTCCGCGCCGGCCAGCGGTCCATCGTCCGCCCCGGCATGGAGCCCTCCAAGCCGGAGCCCATCCCCAGCACCGTGTTCGTGAAGATGGAGTGGCCCACGGGCAAGCAGCGCAACCGGGAGGTCGCCGTCGTTGGCCGCACGGATCCGGGCAACCGGGTGACGGTGGACGGCGTCAACGTGCCCACGGACGCGGACGGAGGGTTCACGCTCAGCCTCTCGCTCAAGAACGGCCCCAACCCCGTTCAGGTGACCGCCGTGAACGTGGGCGGTGCGCGACAGACCGAACAGCAGGAGCTGACCTTCGAAGCGCCGCCCCCGCCGCCGCCCCCGCCCCCGAAGCCGGGGATAAAGGTCGACACAAAAGTCTTCCAAGAGAGCGCCGACGGCACCTCACCCTGA
- a CDS encoding sensor histidine kinase, with product MRLYQQLILFMLAATVLPLAIVGFLLLSRSEHALAQRIDEQQRALATATAEAVEASLMEVVNGLARSAELLPWDRATPDEVRGMLMLLYGQSTSVSAVIQADANGQPLGPAVFRSEEPLERHPAFDAARVRQLAHAVPVENFRDGGKGQTALGSAYVHAGSGAAAVAVAVKLGASEDAPYAIAELVFTQLEALLARRANEGQRLDVVDSEGRVVASSQATRRMVALEPELREALQSALGAEGGRSFQLKDPARRVSVAWVNTLEMGVVVTEDEALALTPVRELRTTVLASVAGALVVLLALGALFTRRLDRRLADVVQGAEAYGRGELERRLRVEGHDELSELASTFNRMGEELEASRARLMSWNDDLRVRVEEATADLRAAQLQLVEAQKLAAVGQLGAGVAHEINNPLAGILGNVQLLLLDRAPDDMDFETLRKIEQSAKRCKDITQNLLRFSQQRERPDLRPVDLNAVVRDALSLTENQTRGEGIELVTELSTQVPRVKADPGHLSQVVLALLSNARTAMLKTPVKRLTLRTGERDGMCTLEVEDTGRGIAESIRPRIFEPFFTTKDIWSNVGLGLSVAWRIVTEAGGTLEVRSEEGQGARFTVVLPRA from the coding sequence ATGAGGCTCTACCAGCAGCTCATCCTCTTCATGCTCGCCGCGACGGTGCTGCCCCTGGCCATCGTCGGCTTCCTGCTGCTGTCGCGCTCGGAGCACGCGCTGGCCCAGCGCATCGACGAGCAGCAGCGCGCGCTCGCCACCGCCACCGCCGAGGCAGTGGAGGCGAGCCTGATGGAGGTCGTCAACGGCCTGGCCCGCTCCGCGGAGCTGTTGCCCTGGGATCGCGCCACGCCCGACGAGGTGCGCGGCATGCTGATGCTCCTGTATGGCCAGTCCACCTCGGTGAGCGCGGTCATCCAGGCGGACGCGAACGGACAGCCCCTGGGGCCCGCCGTGTTCCGGAGCGAGGAGCCGCTCGAGCGCCATCCCGCCTTCGACGCCGCGCGCGTCCGTCAGCTGGCGCACGCGGTGCCGGTGGAGAACTTCCGGGACGGGGGCAAGGGCCAGACGGCGCTGGGCAGCGCGTATGTGCACGCGGGCTCGGGCGCGGCCGCCGTGGCGGTGGCGGTGAAGCTGGGGGCCTCGGAGGATGCGCCGTACGCCATCGCGGAGCTCGTCTTCACGCAGCTGGAGGCGCTGCTCGCCCGGCGCGCGAACGAAGGGCAGCGGCTGGACGTGGTGGACTCCGAGGGGCGCGTCGTGGCCAGCTCCCAGGCCACGCGGCGCATGGTGGCGCTGGAGCCGGAGCTGCGCGAGGCGCTGCAGTCCGCCCTGGGCGCGGAAGGCGGGCGCAGCTTCCAATTGAAGGACCCCGCGCGCCGGGTGAGCGTGGCGTGGGTGAACACGCTGGAGATGGGCGTCGTCGTGACGGAGGACGAGGCCCTGGCGCTGACGCCGGTGCGGGAGCTGCGCACCACGGTGCTCGCGTCCGTGGCGGGCGCGCTGGTGGTGCTCCTGGCGCTGGGGGCGCTCTTCACGCGGCGGTTGGACCGGCGGCTCGCGGACGTGGTGCAGGGCGCGGAGGCCTATGGCCGCGGGGAGCTGGAGCGCCGCCTGCGCGTGGAGGGCCACGACGAGCTGAGCGAGCTTGCGTCCACCTTCAACCGCATGGGCGAGGAGCTGGAGGCGTCTCGCGCGCGGCTGATGAGCTGGAACGACGACTTGCGTGTCCGGGTGGAGGAGGCCACGGCGGACCTGCGGGCGGCGCAGCTGCAGCTGGTGGAGGCGCAGAAGCTGGCAGCGGTGGGCCAGCTGGGCGCGGGCGTGGCGCACGAAATCAACAATCCGCTGGCCGGCATCCTGGGCAACGTGCAGCTGCTGCTGCTGGACCGGGCGCCGGACGACATGGACTTCGAAACGCTGCGCAAGATCGAGCAGAGCGCCAAGCGCTGCAAGGACATCACCCAGAACCTGCTGCGCTTCTCCCAGCAGCGCGAGCGCCCGGACCTGCGGCCCGTGGACCTGAACGCGGTGGTGCGCGACGCGCTGAGCCTCACGGAGAACCAGACGCGCGGGGAGGGCATCGAGCTGGTGACGGAGCTGAGCACGCAGGTGCCTCGGGTGAAGGCGGACCCCGGTCACCTGTCGCAGGTGGTGCTGGCGCTCCTGTCCAACGCGCGCACCGCGATGCTGAAGACGCCGGTGAAGCGCCTCACCCTGCGCACGGGCGAGCGCGACGGGATGTGCACCCTGGAGGTGGAGGACACCGGCAGGGGCATCGCGGAGAGCATCCGGCCGCGCATCTTCGAGCCCTTCTTCACCACCAAGGACATCTGGTCCAATGTGGGCCTGGGACTGAGCGTCGCATGGCGCATCGTCACGGAGGCCGGGGGGACGCTGGAGGTCCGCTCGGAAGAAGGGCAGGGGGCCCGGTTCACCGTGGTGCTGCCCCGGGCATGA
- a CDS encoding Ig-like domain-containing protein: MVLVCAPVWAASLELLGPDVPVSPEGFTVAVVRRDAGGQPVAFTPSSVTAEGAELKPGPEAPPLRTYVVVPKAQAREVVVRVKSDGDEARSRYDVGPPASHMELSLEPPLPVKGRDKEATLTVRRLRADGTPDDSGAPPVLRASTGQVEGLQHTGPGTYTARYVLPPTRLPEAAILVALSAWPHPQSVHGAYGRLLVPLATSVNLPGQSEPGGQVSLEVAGTRFGPVPVDAQGRFVLPLVVPPGYSLARGEVKDESGHVARLSIDLQLPPTDGLACVLNPQRLPADGVSQARLLCATSDPKGQPVADARVTVKAKYGRLEGPQRDANGMLEWRYTAPRTLSADERIDAAWPQRGPGSRESLPMQLVQGAVRDVKVSLSEQLVHAGSVARVVVTARDAAGQPRPEAKVDVASSEGTVGPAVESPPGTFTVPWTAPQNGYPGSTHVRARAYGPLGTEPARIAVWREASGLVAGVVDLAGWPVPRQPLLMNGMARTTGEDGTVFVGGMVPGKVRVAHAVWPGLDVTVHVLGPQGPVFPESEPLVPARIDTAVKLEPPLPVNVRVRVEGARVTCWVEDPSGQVLKDRPLHVALSEGEKGDVSVQDGLTRFTVQGVKGPVSLSVADVRTGVTAMEEVRP; encoded by the coding sequence ATGGTCTTGGTTTGTGCCCCGGTCTGGGCGGCTTCGCTGGAGCTGCTCGGGCCGGACGTGCCCGTGTCGCCGGAAGGCTTCACGGTCGCGGTGGTGCGCCGGGACGCCGGGGGCCAACCGGTGGCGTTCACCCCGTCGTCGGTGACGGCGGAGGGCGCGGAGCTCAAACCCGGTCCGGAAGCTCCGCCGCTGCGCACCTATGTCGTGGTGCCGAAGGCACAGGCGCGCGAGGTGGTGGTGCGCGTGAAGAGCGACGGCGACGAGGCCCGGTCCCGCTACGACGTGGGACCGCCCGCGAGCCACATGGAGCTGTCGCTGGAGCCTCCGCTGCCGGTGAAGGGGCGCGACAAGGAGGCGACGCTCACGGTGCGGCGGCTGCGGGCGGATGGGACGCCGGATGACAGCGGCGCGCCACCGGTGCTGCGCGCGAGCACCGGGCAGGTGGAGGGGCTCCAGCACACGGGGCCGGGCACGTACACCGCTCGCTACGTGCTGCCCCCTACGCGCCTTCCCGAGGCAGCCATCCTCGTCGCGCTGTCCGCGTGGCCCCATCCCCAGTCGGTGCATGGCGCGTATGGGCGGCTCCTGGTGCCGCTGGCGACGTCGGTGAACCTGCCCGGCCAGAGCGAACCCGGCGGACAGGTGTCGCTGGAGGTGGCGGGGACGCGCTTCGGGCCCGTGCCGGTGGACGCGCAAGGGCGCTTCGTGCTGCCGCTGGTGGTGCCGCCGGGCTACTCGCTGGCCCGGGGCGAGGTGAAGGACGAATCGGGCCACGTGGCGCGCCTCAGCATCGACCTCCAGTTGCCACCCACGGATGGACTGGCGTGCGTGCTCAACCCGCAGCGGCTGCCCGCGGACGGCGTGTCCCAGGCCCGGCTCTTGTGCGCGACCAGCGATCCGAAGGGGCAGCCCGTCGCGGATGCGCGCGTCACGGTGAAGGCGAAGTACGGCCGGCTTGAAGGGCCCCAGCGCGACGCGAACGGCATGCTGGAGTGGCGCTACACGGCGCCGCGCACGCTGTCTGCGGATGAGCGCATCGACGCGGCGTGGCCGCAGCGGGGCCCGGGGTCGCGCGAGTCGCTGCCGATGCAGCTGGTGCAGGGCGCGGTGCGCGACGTGAAGGTGTCGCTGTCCGAGCAGCTGGTGCACGCGGGTTCGGTGGCGCGGGTGGTGGTGACGGCGCGGGACGCGGCCGGGCAGCCTCGGCCGGAGGCGAAGGTGGATGTGGCCTCTTCCGAGGGGACCGTGGGGCCGGCGGTGGAGTCCCCTCCGGGGACGTTCACGGTCCCGTGGACCGCGCCGCAGAACGGGTACCCGGGGAGCACGCACGTGAGGGCGCGCGCGTACGGTCCGCTCGGGACGGAGCCCGCGCGGATCGCGGTGTGGCGGGAGGCCTCGGGGCTCGTCGCGGGCGTGGTGGACCTGGCGGGCTGGCCGGTGCCCCGGCAGCCGCTGCTCATGAACGGCATGGCGCGGACGACGGGGGAGGACGGGACGGTGTTCGTGGGCGGGATGGTGCCCGGCAAGGTGCGCGTGGCGCACGCCGTGTGGCCGGGGCTCGACGTCACGGTGCACGTGCTGGGCCCCCAGGGACCGGTGTTCCCGGAGTCCGAGCCGCTGGTGCCCGCGCGCATCGATACGGCGGTGAAACTGGAGCCGCCGCTGCCGGTCAACGTGCGCGTGCGCGTGGAGGGTGCCCGGGTGACGTGCTGGGTGGAGGACCCGAGCGGCCAGGTGCTGAAGGATCGCCCGCTGCACGTCGCGCTGTCCGAGGGTGAGAAGGGGGATGTGTCCGTGCAGGACGGACTCACGCGCTTCACCGTGCAGGGCGTGAAGGGCCCCGTGAGCCTCTCCGTGGCGGACGTGCGCACCGGCGTGACGGCGATGGAAGAGGTGCGGCCTTGA